ACCGCGTTCGGATTGCCGGCCGCGACCATCTTGCGCAGCGGGCCGGGGGTGCTGCTGTCGATGGCCTGGAATCCGATCAGCATCAGAGCCAGCCCCAGCACCGCGTACAGCGCGATCGCGCCGACGCCGTGACCGATGGAGCTCCAATACCCTGATTCCAGCGCGAGGGTGGACGACACAGATTCCTCCGGAGATGTTGAGCGAGTCGCTGAATGCTACGTGGTCGGGATGCGGTGCGGGACGAAGGTCGCGCCGTCGTCGGTGATCAGGCCGGGCGATTCGCGGATGCCGAGTCCCGCCGACGTGTCGCCGACGATCCACGCGCCCAGCACCGGGCGCAGACCGTCGAATTCGGGGAGGGGATCGAGGAGCTGGTAGACGAACCCCTCCTCGCCGTACACCCCGCCGGTGGAGGTTTCCATCCCGGCGCCGACGATCGTCATATTGGCGCCTTCACGGCCCAGCTTCGGCTTGCGAATGTATTCGGTGAGCTCGTGCGGATCGTCGAGGTAGGCGGGCAGCAGATTCGGGTGCCCCGGATACATCTCCCACAGCACCGCCAGCAGCGCCTTGTTGGAAAGCAATGTCTTCCACAGGGGTTCGACCCATGCGGTCTCGGGGATCGAATCGACCACACGCTTACCGAAATCGTCGTCGAGGGCCCACTCCCACGGATACAGCTTGAAGATCGATCCGATCGGCGCTTCCGCCAGATCGACGAAACGCTCCAGCTCGGTATCGAATCCGATCTCCTCGATCGGCAGGGCGATGGTGTCGAAACCGGCTTCCGCCGCCGTCTCCTGCATGTAGGCGGTGGTGACATTGTCCTCACCCGAACCGTCGGCCGAGGACCAGGTGAAGTGGAGCTGATTGGTCGGCAGCTGATCGAGCAGCTCACCCCAGCGTTCGACCAGCTTCTCGTGCAACGAATTCCACTGGTCGTCGCCCGGATAGACGTCGGTCAGCCAGTGCCACTGCACAATCGCCGCCTCCAGCAGTGAGGTCGGCGTATCGGCGTTGTACTCCAGCAGTTTCGCCGGCCCGCGACCGTCGTAGCGCAGATCGAACCGGCCGTAGACGAAGGGGTCGCTACGCTGCCACGACTTCTTGATCGGCTCCCAGCTCCAGTCGGGCAGGCCGAAATCGGCGAACCGCTCGGTGAGCACGATCTGTTCCACCGCGTGCAGGCACATCGAATGCAGGACCTCGACCTGTGCTTCCAGCGCCAGGATCTCGTCGAGGTCGAATTCGTAGTGCACCGACTCGTCCCAATACGGTCGCGAGGCACCGTTGGCGTCGCGTCCGGGCGAACCGAATACCAGCCCCTGATCGGCGATGATCTGCTGCCAGCCGGCACGTTGCGAGTTGCGCATCCGGCGCATCTAGGACCCTCCACTGGTGGAACCGGACTTACTGCCGAGGCCGCCGCGCACGACGGTCCCGCTCTTGGTGCTGACGGTGGCCTTCTTCGGCGCCACCGTGCTGCCGCCCACGGGCGGACGGCCGACCGTGTTGTTGCCGCCGTAGTAGTAGCGGTATTGATGGCCGTTGTAGAAGAAGATGCCGGGGCTGTGATAGCCGCCGCCGTAATATCCGCCGCCGGTACCGGCGTACGACTGGGCGCGGACACAGTCGTCGTCCGAGACGACCTGCTGCTGGCCGTTGTCGTCGGTGATGCAGTAGGCGGTCACATTCGGCTTGTGTACCGCCTGATACGCCAGATACCCGGCACCGACCACCGCGGCCACACCGGCGACGGCGACTCCGCCGATGAGCACCCGCCGGCGGGTGCGCTTCTTGTTCTCCGCGGCCTCGGCGGCGGCCCGCTCGGCCTCTTCGGCGCGCTTACGAGCCTTGTCCCGG
The genomic region above belongs to Nocardia spumae and contains:
- a CDS encoding glutathionylspermidine synthase family protein; this translates as MRRMRNSQRAGWQQIIADQGLVFGSPGRDANGASRPYWDESVHYEFDLDEILALEAQVEVLHSMCLHAVEQIVLTERFADFGLPDWSWEPIKKSWQRSDPFVYGRFDLRYDGRGPAKLLEYNADTPTSLLEAAIVQWHWLTDVYPGDDQWNSLHEKLVERWGELLDQLPTNQLHFTWSSADGSGEDNVTTAYMQETAAEAGFDTIALPIEEIGFDTELERFVDLAEAPIGSIFKLYPWEWALDDDFGKRVVDSIPETAWVEPLWKTLLSNKALLAVLWEMYPGHPNLLPAYLDDPHELTEYIRKPKLGREGANMTIVGAGMETSTGGVYGEEGFVYQLLDPLPEFDGLRPVLGAWIVGDTSAGLGIRESPGLITDDGATFVPHRIPTT